The Magnolia sinica isolate HGM2019 chromosome 9, MsV1, whole genome shotgun sequence genome contains a region encoding:
- the LOC131256144 gene encoding uncharacterized protein LOC131256144 translates to MKESLLALLILIPCSLAILNSAHGSGFTPKNCASESLAVVIPRRQSFHGLNATVGLNGMREEFSIKQQQIRNARVIPRSGGNALRRPPEILRRPYGRGHSGASTIQAYKFLPISHTLVQVSIALLLGLIFFF, encoded by the exons ATGAAGGAAAGCTTGCTAGCATTGCTCATTCTCATCCCATGCTCTCTAGCTATCCTCAATTCGGCCCATGGTAGTGGTTTCACGCCGAAGAACTGTGCTTCGGAGTCGTTGGCCGTTGTCATTCCACGCCGACAATCATTTCATG GTTTAAATGCGACGGTTGGATTGAATGGCATGCGCGAAGAGTTCTCGATCAAACAACAACAAATTCGCAATGCAAGggtgattccaagaagtgggggCAACGCTCTCCGACGCCCACCCGAAATTCTCCGTCGCCCATATGGCAGAGGTCATAGTGGTGCATCCACCATACAAGCATATAAATTTCTCCCCATCTCCCATACATTAGTGCAAGTCAGCATTGCATTGCTACTTggtttgattttcttcttttga